Proteins from a genomic interval of Rhodococcus rhodochrous:
- a CDS encoding MarR family winged helix-turn-helix transcriptional regulator: MPAPLPLDPIAEAHRQWTAHGWGEVADGMAAVTSVMRAQQIMMARVEEVLKPFGLTFARYELLTLLHFTRSGALPMAKASARLQVHPTSVTNAVDRLEKAGLVRRTPHPSDRRATLIELTEEGRALAIQATEKLNTEVFARPGIPEEHIDTLLRIIATMRHDAGDFDTGGAPSKW, translated from the coding sequence ATGCCCGCACCACTCCCCCTCGACCCCATCGCCGAAGCCCACCGCCAGTGGACCGCCCACGGCTGGGGCGAAGTCGCCGACGGCATGGCCGCGGTCACCTCGGTGATGCGAGCGCAGCAGATCATGATGGCGCGGGTCGAGGAGGTGCTCAAGCCCTTCGGCCTGACCTTCGCGCGCTACGAACTCCTCACGCTGCTGCATTTCACCAGGTCGGGAGCGTTGCCGATGGCGAAGGCCAGCGCGCGCCTGCAGGTGCACCCCACCAGCGTCACCAACGCAGTCGACCGCCTCGAGAAGGCCGGACTGGTCCGGCGTACCCCGCATCCGAGCGATCGACGGGCCACCCTCATCGAACTCACCGAGGAGGGACGGGCATTGGCGATCCAGGCGACCGAGAAACTCAACACGGAGGTCTTCGCCCGACCCGGCATTCCCGAGGAGCACATCGACACACTGCTGCGCATCATCGCGACGATGCGGCACGACGCCGGCGACTTCGACACCGGCGGTGCGCCTTCCAAGTGGTGA